A genomic window from Hyalangium minutum includes:
- a CDS encoding DUF4129 domain-containing protein has protein sequence MAVSALELRPRGAVAILDAALRLCSRTTGVWALTLPGGALVTAALLHLADAATHRQPLALPALWMTLAWLARGVLQGATCHYLQELLLGQKEPAALSSLRAALGRLPSLFATTAFLLVFNTATLVFSLGLAFFLLSSHIVGYAVTMQGKGSPLRLYGLCSRMLGPARASATGVRMMLLVQALLLVNLHLAINVLFWLGRTLLGIDLTFAERFASIDNPSWWLFIVALTFTLFEPIKAATSTLLLVDGRVRQEGLDLLASVQQLPARKSPGSARSAALVFLCVLLGGTAARAQTEPQEEVVPRSELRQRLEAVTERCNAEGDGVEESLEATDSLSQAEAIKLQRLLRSVEQLANEDEDCTAAREKLQQGLTLARQTSELEQAPPDARAASAKAQDILSRPEFAQAPPPPEKEEQVKEESAPPEESGWWKDFKDWLKKMLKKLFEPDPDRKPPPRRADFAPSTGMSGANVIVVLGIALTVVVLAAVLIRALGRRQKEETAQLEVSTLDAKALANDELSALARPPEGWAHLADELAAKGEYREAVRSLYLALLSRLHREGAILYDSTLSNWDYLRHFKGRRDWLPPFRELTRRFDFAWYGNLPVGAQGYQDFRALTQPLLNAPAQLEAPGA, from the coding sequence ATGGCCGTCTCCGCGCTCGAGCTGCGCCCCCGAGGCGCTGTCGCCATCCTGGATGCCGCCCTGCGGCTGTGCTCGCGCACCACGGGCGTCTGGGCACTCACGCTGCCCGGTGGGGCCCTGGTCACCGCTGCCCTGCTCCACCTGGCCGACGCGGCGACTCACCGCCAGCCGCTGGCCCTGCCCGCACTGTGGATGACGCTCGCCTGGCTCGCCCGCGGCGTGCTCCAGGGCGCCACCTGCCACTACTTGCAGGAGCTGCTCTTGGGGCAGAAGGAGCCCGCTGCGCTCTCCAGCCTGCGTGCCGCTCTGGGCCGACTGCCCAGCCTCTTCGCCACGACGGCCTTCCTGCTCGTCTTCAACACCGCCACGCTCGTCTTCTCGCTGGGGCTCGCCTTCTTCCTGCTGTCCTCTCACATCGTCGGCTACGCGGTGACGATGCAGGGCAAGGGCAGCCCCCTCCGGCTGTATGGGCTGTGCTCGCGGATGCTGGGACCGGCGCGCGCCAGCGCCACGGGCGTGCGGATGATGCTGCTGGTGCAGGCGCTGCTCCTGGTCAACCTCCACCTGGCGATCAACGTGCTGTTCTGGCTGGGCCGGACCCTGCTGGGCATCGATCTCACCTTCGCCGAGCGCTTCGCGTCGATCGACAACCCTTCCTGGTGGCTCTTCATCGTCGCGCTCACCTTCACACTCTTCGAGCCCATCAAGGCGGCCACCTCCACCCTTCTGCTGGTGGACGGGCGAGTGCGCCAGGAAGGGCTGGATCTGCTCGCCTCGGTGCAACAGCTCCCAGCGCGGAAGAGCCCCGGCTCGGCCCGGAGCGCGGCACTTGTCTTCCTGTGCGTCCTGCTCGGCGGCACGGCGGCCCGGGCCCAGACCGAGCCCCAGGAAGAGGTGGTGCCGCGCTCGGAGCTTCGCCAGCGCCTGGAGGCGGTGACCGAGCGCTGCAACGCCGAGGGTGATGGCGTGGAAGAGTCCCTTGAGGCCACGGACTCGCTGAGCCAAGCGGAGGCCATCAAGCTCCAGCGCCTGCTGCGCAGCGTGGAGCAACTGGCGAACGAGGACGAGGACTGCACAGCGGCGCGAGAGAAGCTGCAGCAAGGCCTGACGCTGGCCCGGCAGACGTCGGAACTCGAGCAGGCCCCACCGGACGCGCGGGCCGCCTCCGCGAAGGCCCAGGACATCCTCTCGCGCCCCGAGTTCGCCCAGGCCCCTCCCCCTCCCGAGAAGGAGGAGCAGGTGAAGGAGGAGTCCGCGCCGCCCGAGGAGTCCGGCTGGTGGAAGGACTTCAAGGACTGGCTGAAGAAGATGCTCAAGAAGCTCTTCGAGCCAGATCCCGACCGCAAGCCGCCTCCCCGGCGTGCCGACTTTGCGCCCTCGACGGGCATGAGCGGTGCCAACGTCATCGTGGTCCTCGGCATCGCGCTGACGGTGGTGGTGCTGGCGGCCGTGCTCATCCGCGCCCTGGGCCGCCGGCAGAAAGAGGAGACCGCGCAGCTCGAGGTGAGCACGCTGGACGCGAAGGCGCTCGCGAACGACGAGCTGAGCGCCCTGGCCCGCCCGCCAGAGGGCTGGGCCCACCTGGCTGACGAGCTGGCCGCCAAGGGCGAGTACCGCGAGGCGGTGCGCAGCCTCTACCTGGCGCTGCTGTCCCGGCTGCACCGCGAGGGCGCCATCCTCTATGACTCCACGCTGAGCAACTGGGACTACCTGCGCCACTTCAAGGGCCGCCGGGACTGGCTGCCGCCCTTCCGCGAGCTGACGCGCCGCTTCGACTTCGCCTGGTACGGCAACCTGCCGGTGGGGGCTCAGGGCTACCAGGACTTCCGCGCCCTCACGCAGCCGCTGCTCAACGCGCCCGCGCAGCTGGAGGCCCCCGGTGCGTGA
- a CDS encoding DUF4350 domain-containing protein — protein MRDRFPLLVVGGLVLVALLGNLLLKGASRSGFADVLSTYRASEGGARALYLLLQESGLPVVRRSSDLQVMDKDSSATVVLLAVDVSGSREDDPDETMLAVDRGDDLSSEDVPSEGLNFLKAQRLSEDEREKLIEHVKAGHSLVYVVWGSRENPLLDAMKVKLSKVDTSLPMRTLVPPLSTPYTLGVERVEAKVQSFLELPSDAVPVLQDAQLEQPVAAVVPLGLGKVLVVGAPELAMNQALARADNAQFWLSTLRALGPGPYEFSEFHHGFTDQRSIIDFARRYGLQFAVAQLLLGLGLWSISLKRFGRPRPPPESVRVGATDALFAMSRLYREGGHQPFAAGLIAKGLTQDLAIYAGLPAHSSAPAVAEGLLARSREDLSQGLRAIVRRAEETKSDKDLQQLAARAAELRNRIHPTGRLHAPTASAEES, from the coding sequence GTGCGTGATCGTTTCCCCCTGCTCGTCGTGGGTGGACTGGTGCTCGTGGCACTGCTGGGCAACCTCCTGCTGAAGGGGGCCTCTCGCAGCGGGTTCGCGGACGTCCTGTCCACGTACCGGGCCTCGGAGGGCGGCGCGAGGGCGCTCTACCTGCTGCTCCAGGAGAGCGGCCTGCCCGTGGTCCGGCGCTCCTCGGATCTCCAGGTGATGGACAAGGACTCCTCCGCCACGGTGGTGCTGCTGGCGGTGGACGTGAGCGGCTCGCGCGAGGACGACCCGGACGAGACGATGCTCGCCGTCGATCGCGGCGATGACTTGTCGAGCGAGGACGTGCCCAGCGAGGGCCTCAACTTCCTCAAGGCCCAGCGGCTGAGCGAGGACGAGCGCGAGAAGCTGATCGAACACGTGAAGGCGGGACACTCGCTCGTGTACGTGGTGTGGGGCTCGCGGGAGAACCCGCTCCTGGACGCGATGAAGGTGAAGCTGTCCAAGGTGGACACCTCGCTGCCCATGCGCACGCTCGTGCCTCCGCTGTCCACGCCGTACACATTGGGCGTGGAGCGCGTGGAGGCCAAGGTGCAGTCCTTCCTGGAGCTTCCCTCGGACGCGGTGCCCGTGCTGCAGGACGCGCAGCTGGAGCAACCGGTGGCGGCGGTGGTACCGCTGGGCCTGGGCAAGGTGCTGGTGGTGGGCGCCCCCGAGCTGGCGATGAACCAGGCGCTCGCACGCGCGGACAACGCGCAGTTCTGGCTGAGCACCCTGCGCGCCCTGGGCCCCGGGCCCTATGAGTTCAGTGAGTTCCACCACGGCTTCACCGACCAGCGATCGATCATCGACTTCGCGCGGCGCTATGGCCTGCAGTTCGCGGTGGCGCAGCTGCTGCTCGGGCTGGGGCTGTGGTCCATCTCGCTCAAGCGCTTCGGCCGCCCGCGCCCACCGCCCGAGTCCGTCCGCGTGGGCGCCACGGATGCCCTCTTCGCCATGAGCCGCCTCTACCGCGAGGGCGGCCACCAGCCGTTCGCCGCCGGGCTGATTGCCAAGGGGCTGACGCAGGACCTGGCCATCTACGCCGGGCTGCCCGCGCACTCCTCCGCGCCGGCCGTGGCCGAGGGGCTGCTGGCGCGCAGCCGGGAGGATCTGTCCCAGGGTCTGCGGGCCATCGTGCGCCGCGCCGAGGAGACGAAGAGCGACAAGGATCTCCAGCAGCTGGCCGCGCGCGCCGCCGAGCTGCGCAACCGCATCCATCCCACCGGGCGATTGCACGCGCCCACCGCATCCGCCGAGGAGTCATGA